The DNA window AGGAACAGCCCGTCCGCATCATTGGTCCATTTCTGGCGGCCCGACACCGACGCCGCCAATTGGGCAGCAAGTTCGGGGCGCTCTAATCGAAGTTTTCCTGTCATTACCCAGCTCCTACCTTCAGTCTGGGTATATTACCTAACACATAGGTAAACGCACCGTAATCGGGCAGGGTCCATGAGTAATTCTGATCCGGATAGAAGAAAAGACGCGATCACCGGTGAACGCCCGCTAAGGGCGACGCGCATGGCGCGTCTCTACGACGGAAGGCCGTGACGCTGTTGGCCCAAGGCATGCGGCGATTTTTCAAACGACCGCTTGAAACACGCGTAACTTCGCCGAACTGGACACCATCCACCGCATCCGCCAGACTTCGCCCTTTCCGATTCCGTGGTCCCCATGGCGAAACTGCTGGTCCTGCATGGCCCCAACCTCAACCTGCTCGGCACCCGCGAGCCGGGGGTCTATGGGCACACCACGCTGGCGCAGATCGACCAGGCCCTGCTGGCCCAGGCGCAGGCCGCCGGCCACGCGCTGGAAAGCCTGCAGTCCAACGCCGAGCACATCCTGGTGGACCGCGTGCAGGCCGCCCGTGAAGACGGCACCGCGTTCATCCTGATCAACCCGGCCGCGTTCACCCACACCTCGGTCGCCCTGCGCGACGCGCTGGCGGCGGTGGACCTGCCCTTCATCGAAATCCACCTGTCCAACCCGCACAGCCGCGAACCCTTCCGCCAGCACAGCTATTTCAGCGACAAGGCGGTGGGCGTGATCTGTGGCTTCGGGGCTGACAGCTACCGCTATGCAATGGACGCCGCGCTGACGCGGCTTGCCTGAGCGTTCCTTCTTACCGACCCCCATACACGACCAACGAGGCCTCCATGGACCTGCGCAAAATCAAGAAGCTGATCGACCTGCTGGAAGAGTCGAACCTGGCTGAAATCGAAATCAAGGAAGGCGAAGAGTCGGTGCGCCTGTCACGCGCCCCGGTCGCCGGTTACGCCCCGGCTCCGGTGCAGATGATTGCCCCGGCCCCGCAGATGGCTGCCGCTCCGGCCATGCCGATGCAGTCGCCGACCGAAGCCTCCACCGGCGGCACCGCCAAGCCGGGCCCGGCCCTGCCGGAAGGCCACGTGCTGCGCTCTCCGATGGTCGGCACCTTCTACGCGTCCGCCGCCCCGGACAAGCCGGCCTTCGTGTCGGTCGGCCAGCAGGTGAAGGCAGGCGAAACCCTGGCCATCATCGAAGCGATGAAGATGTTCAACCCGATCGAAGCTGACGTCGCCGGCACCATCGTCGCCATCCTGGGCGAAAACGGCCAGCCGGTCGAATTCGACCAGCCGCTGTTCGTGATCGGCTAAGGACGCGTCCATGCTCGACAAAGTCGTTATTGCCAACCGAGGGGAGATCGCGCTGCGCATTCTGCGCGCGTGTCACACCCTGGGCATCCGCACGGTGGCCGTGCACTCCACGGTCGACCGCAACCTCAAGCACGTGGCCATGGCCGACGAGTCGGTCTGCATTGGCCCGGCCCCGTCGCCGGAAAGCTATCTGAACATCCCGGCGCTGATCGCAGCGGCCGAAGTGACCGATGCGCAGGCCATCCACCCGGGCTACGGCTTCCTGTCGGAAAACGCCGACTTTGCCGAGCGCGTGGAAGAGTCCGGCTTCATCTTCATCGGCCCCAAGGCTGACACCATCCGCATGATGGGCGACAAGGTCGAAGCCATCCGCGCGATGAAGTCCGCTGGCGTGCCGTGCGTGCCCGGCTCGGGCGGCCCGCTGGGCGAAGACATCGTCGCCAACACCAAGATCGCCCGTGAGATCGGCTACCCGGTCATCATCAAGGCGGCTGGCGGTGGCGGTGGTCGCGGCATGCGCGTGGTGCACGCCGAAGCCTCGCTGAAGACCTCCATTGAAACCACCAAGAGCGAAG is part of the Stenotrophomonas oahuensis genome and encodes:
- the aroQ gene encoding type II 3-dehydroquinate dehydratase: MAKLLVLHGPNLNLLGTREPGVYGHTTLAQIDQALLAQAQAAGHALESLQSNAEHILVDRVQAAREDGTAFILINPAAFTHTSVALRDALAAVDLPFIEIHLSNPHSREPFRQHSYFSDKAVGVICGFGADSYRYAMDAALTRLA
- the accB gene encoding acetyl-CoA carboxylase biotin carboxyl carrier protein is translated as MDLRKIKKLIDLLEESNLAEIEIKEGEESVRLSRAPVAGYAPAPVQMIAPAPQMAAAPAMPMQSPTEASTGGTAKPGPALPEGHVLRSPMVGTFYASAAPDKPAFVSVGQQVKAGETLAIIEAMKMFNPIEADVAGTIVAILGENGQPVEFDQPLFVIG